A single region of the Triticum dicoccoides isolate Atlit2015 ecotype Zavitan chromosome 2B, WEW_v2.0, whole genome shotgun sequence genome encodes:
- the LOC119369000 gene encoding RHOMBOID-like protein 10, chloroplastic, with amino-acid sequence MATRLLLRLRSISQPLPPAHIPGSCSSGAQLGNHVLHCSPQGMRQIHVLPRAVPNNSRLFGGGSRWHSSSSKPPRPRRILTNVLSAASFSAAGLLIDDTSSEDKQKSPPMGPIDSGSKKKKTHKRDCTNALLAINVMVYVVDVAARGRLSLCGAMVNEMVKKGQIWRLVTPCFLHGGLIHLGVNSFTLHDIGPMVEEVTGPARFLTIYFTSALAGSLMSYCAGIESSVGASAAICGLIGAQAVYMWRHRNHLEKANVTLGRIAFDVVINAGVGLYVMKRIDNWAHLGGLLAGVVVECFVGPHWKKLGVAEDRTKVIQDMAPLARLTNGGIRPQKTVFTETEEGLFAK; translated from the exons ATGGCGACGCGGCTGCTGCTCCGGCTCCGCTCCATCAGCCAGCCTCTTCCTCCGGCACATATCCCTGGCTCCTGCTCTTCGGGTGCCCAACTCGGAAATCATGTCCTCCACTGCTCGCCGCAG GGCATGCGGCAAATTCATGTCTTGCCAAGAGCAGTACCCAACAACAGTCGGTTGTTTGGAGGAGGATCACGTTGGCATTCTTCGTCGTCCAAGCCACCCCGCCCTCGCCGCATCCTCACGAATGTGCTCTCTGCTGCGTCCTTCTCCGCTGCCGGCCTTCTCATCGATGACACATCATCGGAGGATAAGCAGAAATCGCCGCCCATGGGCCCAATCGATAGTGGAAGCAAAAAGAAGAAGACTCACAAGAGGGACTGCACCAACGCTCTTCTCGCCATCAATGTCAT GGTTTACGTCGTGGATGTAGCAGCAAGAGGGAGGCTTTCTCTGTGCGGAGCTATG GTCAACGAGATGGTCAAGAAAGGGCAGATCTGGCGTTTGGTGACACCATGTTTCCTTCATGGTGGTCTTATTCATCTTGGG GTAAATagtttcactttgcatgatattggGCCTATGGTGGAAGAGGTCACTGGCCCTGCAAGATTTCTAACTATTTATTTCACTTCGGCACTGGCAG GTTCACTCATGAGTTACTGTGCTGGCATCGAATCTTCTGTTGGTGCGTCCGCTGCTATTTGTGGATTG ATTGGTGCACAGGCGGTTTATATGTGGAGGCACCGAAACCATTTGGAGAAAGCAAATGTAACTTTAGGGCGAATTGCATTTGATGTTGTAATCAATGCG GGCGTTGGCCTCTACGTAATGAAACGCATAGACAACTGGGCTCAT TTAGGAGGCTTGCTTGCGGGAGTGGTTGTTGAATGTTTTGTCGGTCCACATTGGAAGAAGCTAGGTGTTGCAGAGGATAGAACGAAGGTGATCCAAGACATGGCACCTCTTGCTCGGCTAACCAATGGTGGTATAAGACCACAAAAAACAGTCTTTACTGAGACAGAAGAAGGGTTGTTCGCAAAGTGA